A region of Labeo rohita strain BAU-BD-2019 unplaced genomic scaffold, IGBB_LRoh.1.0 scaffold_79, whole genome shotgun sequence DNA encodes the following proteins:
- the cd44b gene encoding CD44 antigen: protein MELWIMLLGLASALLASSRSEDTIVVRSRSCSYAGVFHVEGRDRYGLTFDEAEKLCEHLSSSLASLEQLTKAYEKGLQTCRYGWINSTQVVIVRHKPNEMCAANLTGIIKITKNSDKYDTFCYDAKDTSEKNCTAMIDPDSLNKTDPTPDPVAAFTDTFVSQSSTSVHWMQTRPTRSPVEQNRTDQTDDTNHDSHIEEFTTSPPKHAAPNNRSIDWTIILLTILAVLLILLVCVIVANRKRWCGKKKTLIITTESSCKENGAAASFTKEQEEVKLVNTV, encoded by the exons TTGTGCGCTCACGGAGCTGCAGCTATGCTGGAGTGTTTCACGTGGAGGGGAGAGATCGCTATGGTCTGACGTTTGACGAGGCCGAGAAGTTGTGTGAACATTTATCTTCTTCATTAGCCAGCCTGGAACAGTTGACAAAAGCCTACGAAAAAGGACTACAGACATGCAG GTATGGATGGATAAACAGCACACAGGTGGTGATAGTCCGTCACAAGCCAAATGAAATGTGTGCTGCCAACCTAACCGGCATCATCAAGATAACTAAAAACAGTGACAAATACGACACCTTCTGTTATGATGCTAAAG ATACGTCAGAGAAAAACTGCACAGCTATGATTGACCCTGACAGCTTAAACAAAACAGATCCCACGCCTGACCCTGTCGCAGCATTTACAG ACACATTTGTGTCTCAGTCTTCTACTTCAGTTCACTGGATGCAGACCAGACCCACACGGAGCCCCGTGGAGCAGAACCGCACCGATCAAACGGATGATACAAACCACGATTCGCATATAGAGGAGTTCACAACCTCACCTCCAAAACACGCTGCCCCAAATAACAGGTCTATAG ACTGGACGATCATTTTACTCACCATTTTGGCAGTTCTTCTCATTCTGCTTGTCTGTGTCATTGTAGCAAACAGGAAaag aTGGTGTGGCAAGAAAAAGACTCTGATTATTACAACAGAGAGCAGCTGTAAAGAAAACGGTGCAGCAGCTTCATTCACTAAGGAGCAGGAGGAGGTCAAACTCGTGAACACTGTGTAG